The nucleotide window AGGGTGTATCCTCGAACGTAGGCGTTCGGACCGATTGTGGCCCCACTGCGGACGAGTACAGGCCCTTCTATGACGACTCCCGCCCGAACCGTCGCGCCTTCCTCCACGACGACTGTGTCAGTGAGTTCAGCGTTCTCAGCTACGTCGCCGTCGATTCGGCTCTCGCGGTCGCATCTGCTTCCGAGTCCTGAGAGTTTCCACTCGTTTGCTTCGAGTAACTCCCACGGTCGACCGACATCTAACCAGCGGTCGAACGCGACGCCTCGAACGTCGTACTGCTCGCAGGTTGCTGCGAGTACGTCGGTCAGTTCGAGTTCACCACGGTCGCTTTCGGCCACGTCGAGCCATTCGTGTGCCGCTGCGGGGAAGACGTACGCACCGGCGTTGATGAGGTTTGACGGCGGATATTCCGGTTTCTCGACGACACCGGTAACAAAGCCGTCGTCGTCCGTTTCGAGGACGCCATACGAACTCGGATTGTCGACGCTGTACGAGCCGACTGCAGGCGTCTTTTCGTACAGCGTCGTCAACGACGGCACGTCGTAGAGGGCGTCGCCGTTGAGGACGACGAAAGACTCGTCTGAGTCCAGTTGTGACGCTGCGGCACGAACGGCATCGGCGGTCCCGCGCTGTTCCGCCTGCACGGCAAACTCAATCGGAACCCCGTCGCGTTCGGCACCGAAATACGAGCGAACGTCGTCGGCTTCGTACCCGACGACGAGCGTGATAGTCGTTGCTCCTGCATCGATGGCGGCGTCGGTGGTGTGTGCAACGAGTGGCTTCTCAGCGACGGGGAGCATCGGCTTGGGTCGGCGGTCCGTCAGTGGGGCCATTCGGGTTCCACGACCGGCGGCGAGAATGACTGTTTGCATGCCTCTCTGACGGTTTTCGTGAAGGAAATCTCTTCTGTCGGAGAAGCGGGGTATTCGAGGACCAGTCGGGCGGCGACGCTGTGGGGAATGCCTCTGAATCCACCTACCGTTACCGACGCGCAATCGAGCGGCCGGTAAGGCAACAAAGTGTCCCGTTCTCCGCGAGAAAACGCTTACGAAGTTCGTGGCTTTTTCGATACTTAAATGATGGTCTCGCGCAATGCAGTCGCTCTCGGAGAATTTGAACCACACGGGCCGCGAACGGCGAATATGTTGGGGTTACGATTGGTTGGAGATTCGCAGTGGACGCGGCGCCGTGTGTTATTAGACAGACGAACCCGAGCGTGTAATACTTTCGTTCCGCGGCGATAGAATCCGTCTCCATCGGGATTATTACCGTCCGACCCATCGGCTGTGGAGGGTTACGATGGAGATTCGCACAGGACTCTCGTATGGAGACGTATTGCTGGTTCCCCAGCGCTCACCGGTCGATAGCCGAAGCGATGTGGACCTCTCAACGAACGTGACGCCGGGCCTTTCCCTCGAGACGCCCCTCGTCAGCGCAGCGATGGACACCGTCACCGAGGCGGAGCTCGCGGCGACGCTCTCGGACCTCGGCGGACTCGGCGTCGTCCACCGATTCCTCGATGTGGACGAACAGGCCGAACAGGTCCGACGGGTCGCCGAATCGGGCGGTACCGTCTCGGGCGCGGTCGGCATCAACGAAGACTACCTCGACCGGACCGAGGCACTCCTCGAAGCCGGTGCCGACGCGATTGTGATGGACATCGCCCACGGACACATGGAGCGCTGTCTGGACGCCGTTGCCCGGATTCGCGACGAGTTCGACCCCGAAATCGTCGCGGGTAACGTCGTCACCCCGGACGCGGTCGAAGACCTCTGGGAGGTCGGCGCGGGTTGCGTGAAGGTCGGTGTCGGCCCCGGGTCGCACTGCACGACGCGCGAGGTTGCCGGCGCGGGCTACCCGCAACTGACTGCCGTCTCGGAGTGCGCAGACCGGGCGCACGAACTCGGTATTCACATCATGGCCGACGGTGGTATCCGAACCTCGGGTGACGCCGCGAAGGCGCTCATGGCCGGTGCGGACACCGTAATGATGGGAAGCTTCTTCGCCGGGACGGACGAGTCACCGGGTCGCGTCGTCGAAGTCGACGGCGACCAGTACAAACGCTCGCGCGGCATGGCATCGACGGAGGCTGCGGACGACCGCGGCGACAAAGAAAGCGATGTCGCAACCGGCGAGGGCGTCGAAGCTCTCACGCCCTACAAAGGTTCGGTCGAACCGCTCGTCGAGGAGTTCCTCGGCGGCGTTCGCTCCGGAATCAGCTACTGCGGCGGCCACACGATTTCCGCCGCGCGCGACAACGCGACGTTCGTCCGCGTCGCGGCGAGCGCCAAAGAACGAGAAGGTGCCCACGGCGTCGTCTTCGCCGAGGGAACTGTGGACGCGGACGACGAAGCCGAACGCGAGATGCAGGTCCCGCTGGCTAACTGACGACTCCGGTCGTCGGTTTCGGTCGGCGTTTTGAGGGATTTCGAGCGACGGTGTTGGTTCCGGTTAGTAATACTGTGTTTCCCGGAACCCGGCTTATATCGCGTTAGCAATCGCTGTGTTGAGTGTACTTGACGCTACTGGGTATTTCCTAGTGGGGGCGCTCTCGCTGCTGTTCCTGTCGATAGTGGTTCTTTTGTAACGACGACTAACGTCACTGTCCGTGACCTTGGTCTCGCTTCAACCCAACTAGGGTTCGTCTGTAACCCGGCCGTGATTGGCACGACGTGCCACGTGTTCGCGACGCTTCAACCCAACTAGGGTTCGTCTGTAACCTGAGCGGCGGTCTCAAGAGGCGACTCGACGATGTCGCTTCAACCCAATTAGGGTTCGTCTGTAACTGCATGGACGATCTCGTTCACGTCCTCCGGCAGTCGGCTTCAACCCAATTAGGGTTCGTCTGTAACCAGGCGTTCTTGCGCGCCTGCCACCTTCTCGGCGGGATGCTTCAACCCAATTAGGGTTCGTCTGTAACGATATTCGTGGACGTTCGGAGCGGCGGAATAAAGAAGCTTCAACCCAATTAGGGTTCGTCTGTAACACTCCAACGAGTTCATTAATCCCGATGGGGAGCAGGCTTCAACCCAATTAGGGTTCGTCTGTAACGGGGGTGTTCCAAAATGAGCTGGCACCCGGTTCGGGCTTCAACCCAATTAGGGTTCGTCTGTAACACCGACGTAACACTCTCGGTTGATGGGGGAGACCTGCTTCAACCCAATTAGGGTTCGTCTGTAACATTCTCAGGGGGCGTGCCGAGGCGTCCCTCGGTTCCGGCTTCAACCCAATTAGGGTTCGTCTGTAACAGTTGAGACCGTCGCGCCCGGATTCCCATGTGACTGCTTCAACCCAATTAGGGTTCGTCTGTAACCATGCCCAATTCAGGGGCATACAGCCCCCTACACACTGCTCCCACTCAACAGTTTCCGTCGACCTCCAATAACCCCCGAACCCCCGGGGGGTCGACGGAAGCGAAAGCGAGCTTCCAACTCGAACGGTCTTCTCTGACCAATTGAGTTGGTTATTCTTTCATTTGAGTACTACTTGGCTGGTGTTCATTCAAGGATTGAGTATTGGAATCACATTCTGGATATCATTTGATTTGTTGCTCTATGTGGTTTCTCTGGCCATGTTTGGCTCCCGATCTACTGATACAATTTCATACAACACGCTAGTAAGAGTTAAGAGAATGCGAATAGTTGTCACTGGTGCGTAGCTGAGTCACGCCCCAAACTTGTGCAAGAGGGCAGGGCGTGACAAATAAGCCACTGCCAAGTGTAGGGCAGCAACCATAGCCGGATTTGCTGTCTACGCATCTATGGCTTTTGGTTAGCTACGCATGGACCACCATGAAACGAACAAACGGCTCTCAGCCTAAACCCGGAGTAGAGATCGACCCAACACTAAATTGGCTCCGCTTCGGTCACACGAGAGCCCGGATCAAAGAGAACCGGCGTTCCGAATAGGGACCCAAAATAAGAACCATGCAATATATTTCGCACGGACGCATTAGGACACGATGCCTTAGATGGAAGTCCAAACTACAGCAGACTGGTAGACAGGTTGAAGAATACACCACGCTAGGTGGCTTAATTCTAAGGTACGTTACAGCTGAACCACCGCTGGTTCATCCCATTTTCAGACACGTTAGAATTTATATACTCCTACAGAGAACAGTCACAACACATGATAGCATGTATCACAATCGGGGTGAGGTATCAGGATGCGCTTGATGGTCCATTTAGAAGCTCAGCGTGACGCAACCTACCAGACTGCGTATCATCACAAACTTCGGGGGCGGGTGTGGCGGGCGCTCGAAGGGTCGAAATTCGACAGTGAGCACGACAATGGGCATCCACTCGGACTTGCGTTCAGCAATATCTTCCCGTGGGGTAAAATTCAGGAAGGAGACCGACGCTCCTTGTTATTCGCGTCTCCGCGGGAAGACTTGCTCGCGACCATTGCGCGGGGCCTGCAACGAAACCGCGATTTCAACGTCGGCGAAATGTCGTTCGAGGTTGACGACCTGTCACAACTCACCGTCGATGTCGGTGAGCCAGGAACCCGCGGCGTCATCGAGACGGCAACTGGCGTCGTCGTTCGTTTGACCCCCGAGCACCGTGAGCAATACGGCATCGAAGCTGAGCACGACGCACCAACGTACTGGCGGCCTGAACACACTATCAAACCGTTTAAAGACGCGATTCGGGCGAACTTACAGCACAAACACGACCGGTTCGCTCACGAATATCAGGATGGGCCAACCGATGTTGACGGCGAACTCTTCGAGGGCTACGACCTCCTGAAGACGTATGCGCTTCCTGTAACGGTTACAACGGGAACCACGCTTGATGTCGTGCTAAGCAAGTGGCGTTTCGATTACCGCGTTCGAAACGATGCTCACCGCCATCACCTTAACCTCGCACTCGATGCGGGTATCGGCGGTCGAAATGGATTGGGCTTCGGATTCTCGAATATCGTCGAGAAAACCAAACCGGGTGAAAGCGAACTGGAGAGAGCAGATGCTTTCGCCTGAGGAGTTCAGACGGACGTATCCTGAAGCAACACTCCTTGAAGAGCTTCCTGACCGCCCAATCGCTTCGCTTCGGGATATCCAGTACCTCTACGGTACGCTTTACACGCTCGCAACTACCGGCGGTGGCACATACGCACCATATCTCACGCCAGATGCTGCGGGCGACCTTGTCGATGAACCGGACAGCCTCATCGTGGTTCGAGTGGATATCTCCGGGGACGTGCCAGTGCTGGCATCGGATAGTCAAGGTCCGGTCTGGGTTACGAAGTACACGGAAGAACTGATCCCGAAGGTTGCGCACTGTAAGTATCCCGCTGCCCGCGGTATCGACCACAGCGTAACGCACCAGGCTGGGAAGAACAGCGACCCGGACAAACTCGCCCGCTACGCGAAAGAACGGCTTTCCAAATGGGCAGCCGACTCGGTCGTACAATCCACCGCGGAAGACCACGAAGACGGCTGGATTATCGACGCTCTCGCCGAGTTGGGCGAGAATGAGGATACGATTGAAACGCTCGAACGCGAGGTTCGGTCAAACCTCAGCGGTTCGACGACAGCACTTCTCACAGTCCAAGTAAAGCTCGACGCGGACGGTCCGTATCTGTGGCCCGGAGACCTTGATGTCGCAATGGCCGCGATGCGAAGTCGAAAACTGTCGAAACTCATCTCGAAAGGCAAAGCGTCGAACTCGGCCGGAGAGGCAACTGACCTTATCACGGGTGCACGAACACGAACTGTCGGGACTGCGCAGGACCCACTGAACTATTTCCTCGGCAAGCAGCTGGAGAAGTTCCCGGGGTTCGACCCCGACCAAGCATGGCGAACACACCCGATTTCCGAGGATGCCGCAATCACGCTCATGAACGCAGAAACGTTCATCGATGCATGCTCCTATCGGACGTTCGGTGCTCGCGTTTACTATCTGCCGTACTTTTTCGGAAAGCCGAGTGTCGAAGATACGTATCTCCTCTACGGAATACTGTACGATACGGTTATGCAGGACGCCGAAGAACGGGGGTTGACACCCATCGAAACAGTGTACCAGCGCCGGGAGGACGACGCTATAGACGACAACAAACTACGGTTCTACGTCTCGGCCGTCATGCCGCATCAGATGTCGCGGTTCGACGTCTTCGGCGAGACAATGAATGGACGCATCCAGTATCCTGCTTCGCTCGCCGCTGCCCACCGAGACGCGCTTCGGACTGCTGCATTCAAGAATGACGGCGAACGAACCGCGGCACTCCCAAGGGACGAGAACTGGCCGCTTCTTTCGGACGGTGGCCTCCTCGGTCTCGTTGCTTCTGGATCGTATTTCTACCAAACGTTCTCTACTGGCGACGACGACACGGACGCGAGCGCGGACGACCCGCGCATACAGGCACTCGTTTCGGTTCTCAGCGGAGATTCGATACCGGTCTCAACACTGCTCGAATCGTACGTTGATCGAATCATCGATGAATCCGGTGACGATGAATACGGCTTCCCATTTTTCAGAGTCGCCAGCCAGTATGCGCAACTGTGCGCGCTCGCAACCGCCGAACATGACTTCTTAGAGGCAGCGGGGAAGCAGCGACCGATTAGCGAACCACCATCCTACGAATCACGAACCATGCCAAAGATTGAGGAACCCATCACAGACGGCGGCTTCGCCGGTGCGGAGAAACTCGAATCGTTCATCGAAGACACGCCAGCGCTTGCGACGAACGACGAGCGATGTGCGTCCTTCCTGCTTGGCGCACTCGTCGGTGCCGTCGGGAGCTATCAGGAGTACAAGCACGACCGCTCAACGACACTCGTCGACCAATTTCCGGTCCAAGCAGTCACTCGAAACCGAATCAAGAAGGTCACCGAATCCGCGATTGAAAAAACCATCACGTACACACGGCAGGAAAAGAAGGGTAACGCGAGTTACCCCGGTACGAAATTCGACTACATTGTCGACCGTCTCCGGGAGACCGTCATTCAGCCCGACCCGGACGACTGGGAAATCGACACAGCCGATCTTCGATTCTACTACGCGCTTGGTCTCACCTACGGAATGAACGACCGGCCGCTTGGCTCAAGCATCGAGTCTGAACAACCGAACCCCACCGCAAATTAAACCCATGACTGTACATACAGACCCCGTCGAAAACCGCTCAGAAATCGTGTTCCTGTACGATGCCGTTGACGCGAACCCGAACGGCAACCCACTCAGTGGCGCGAACCGGCCGCGCATCGACCCACAGACACAACAGGCAATCGTCACTGACGTTCGTCTGAAGCGATACCTCCGTGACCAACTGGATGCAGACGGGCACGGAGTCTACATTAGGAACGTCCAGGAAGAAGGTGAACAGTACACGCGTGAAAAGCTGCTGGAGGACCGCCTAAAGGAGGTCGACCCCGACGAATACGACGATGACGGTGAACTCGCTGGTGTCGTCTTCCAGGCGTTCCTTGAGGAGAGTACCGACGTTCGGTATTTCGGTGCGACGATGAGTGTTGATCTGGACGGTAAGTACGGCTCACTCCCGGATCATTTCACCGGCCCGGTGCAGTTCTCGCCCGGAAAGTCGATGCACGCCGTGAACGAGAACGAGGAGTACGACAGCCTCACAAGTGTTATCGCGACACAAACAGGGAAAGAACAGGGCGGGTTTGGATTGGACGACCACCGGATTCAGTACGGCCTCATCCGATTCCACGGGCTTGTTGACGAGCACGCTGCTGAAGACACGGCTCTCACAGCTGAGGACGTTGAACGATTAGATACGCTCTGTTGGCGTGCAATAAAGAACCAGACCATCAGTCGGAGTAAAATTGGCCAAGAGCCACGGTTCTACCTTCGAGTCGAGTACGCGACCGAGAGTTTCCACCTAGGCGGTCTCGACAAAGACCTTGAACTTGACCGAACAGATGGACGAACCAAATCCGACGACGAACTCCGGAACGTCCGCGATCTCACACTCTCAGTTGACTCACTGGTTGACCGTCTCGAAAGGAGTACAAATCGAATCGAGCGCGTACACGTGACTGCGAGTGATGTACTTTCAGTCTCACATGGCGACGAGGTGGGTGGGCCGGAAGTCCTCTACGAAGCGCTCGAAGACAGGCTCGGTACAGACGCAGTTCACGTCATCGACGTATATGACGAGCACGTAGAGACGCTTCCCAACTAACTGTGACCCAACAGACACTCACCGAGTGGAACGACACCCAAAACGAGAGTGGAACTGCCGGACCACCACGGTGTCTCTCACTCACGGTTCGCGGTCCATGGGGTCACTTCCGCCGCGTCGAGGGGAATATCGTCAAACAGACGTACCGAATCATCCCACGGACGACGGTTGCTGGATTGCTTGCGGCGGTACTCGGAATCGAGAGAGACGGGTATTACGAGCTGTTTGCCCGCGGACGGTCAGCAATCGCGATAGAACCTGTTGCACCGCTTCGGACGGTGAATATGCCCGTAAACACGCTCTCAACTGCGGACGAGTCGATGAAGTCGCTGAATCCCCGGGGAAAAATAAGCATCAAGCTTCCAGACCCGACGAAGCCGCGTCAACAGCACAACTACGAGGTGCTCGTTGACCCGGCGTACCGTCTCTATGTCTGGATGAGTGATTCCCATTGGTTCGAGACGCTCCACGAGACGCTCGACGAAGGCAAATCACACTACGTTCCGAGTCTTGGTCTTTCTGAGTACCTCGCAGAGATCACGTACCACGGACGCTTCGAGGTTGAGTCTGGACCGACTGACACTGCGGTGGCAGTCGACTCTGCCGTCCCGAACGCGGTCGATCATGTCGTTCCAGACGCTGAATCCCGGTGTCAAATCGAAGAGTCGCCCGCGTTCATGACAGTTGACGGAGGCGGACGAACAACGACTGACTTCACCAGCTACACGTACAATCCAGACGCAGGACCGGTTCGGGTACGAAATCCGGACACGGCTATCGTCGACGGAAACACGGTGATGTTCGTTTGAGATGACCGCTGAATACGAACGCCGCTACTCACACCCTGCTGAGGACGGTAGACCTGCTGTACTCCTCTTCGAACACCTCCGAGATGTCCGAGACCGTGTCGATATGGTCATCCCTGAGGGGGCGACGACACCAGAAGGAAAGCCACTTTGTGGTGTCATTCGGCGTCTCGCACTTGTCCACGACTTCGGGAAGGCAACGACATTTTTTCAGCAGTATATCGGTGCACAACTAGGGCAGCCGACGCATGACAAGTTACGGTATCACGCTCCGCTTGGCTCATTAGCTGCATACTATGTTCTCCGTGAAACGGGGCACTCGACAGCGACCTGTCTCGCAGGTTTCGTCGCCGTTGCAAAACACCACGGGCGACTCCCGAATGTCGTTGAATACGTGTTCAAACGGATGGCAAGTCCTGACCCGGAAAAGTGGATGGCGGATAAGAAGCAGGTCGAGAACATCCATAAGAACGCGCCGAGGCTTGCAACAGCAATATTCGAGGAAGCAACCGGGGACGATGACGCGTGGCTGGATTTTGCACAGTCCTGTGTCAACGACGAATCGCTGTTCACCGAAATTGCTGATCACGTCACGAGAAACGGTGAGCGTCCGATAACTGAACCAACGTTCCTCACTGACGAATTCTACGGCTTGATGTTGGAGTGTTGGGGGACACTAGTTCTCGCTGATAAGACGAGTGCCGCTGGTGCACCCCAAGCAAGCTCCGTCTACGACGCCACGAACCCGAGGACAGCCGACCTAACGCAGTATATCGACAACCTTGGGGATGGAAACACCGACCCGGACGGCTCTCGGACCGAGCAGCTCAACTATTACCGCTCACGCGCTCGCCAAGATGTACTTGACTCAGTCACGGAGTTTGTCGAGAGTGAATCGGACGTTGCGACGATTACGTTGCCGACCGGAATGGGAAAGACTCTCACCGGTCTGAATGCCGCACTAGAAATCCGCGACCAGACGGGTGGCGACCGCATTGTCTACGCGTTGCCGTTTACGAGTATTATCGATCAGGTCGGTGCAGAAGTACAGGACATCTTTGATACGGATGGGTCCGATGGAATCGTTGCTCTTCACCATCACCTTTCTGACACCCGCTTTGGGTACAGTGACGGAGACGACGATGCATCTGACCTGAACGACGACATTGCAGGGATGCTTGGGGAGAGTTGGCGGGCAGGACTCACAGTAACTACATTCGTCCAACTGTTCGAGAGTTTGGCTGGACCGCGGAATACGCAGTCGATGAAGATTCCGGCACTTCGTGGGAATGTCATCGTCCTCGATGAACCTCAGTCACTGCCCCTTGACTGGTGGAAGCTCGTTCCTCGGCTTGTAGACGTTCTTACTGAACAGTACGGAGCAACTGTCATCTCGATGACGGCGACGCAACCCGAGCTATTCCCTGCTCCGATGTCGCTTGTTTCAGATGCCGAACGGTATTTCACGGTCGCAGAACGCGTCCAGTACCATCTCCATGACTCCGTCGAACGGTTCCTTCGTGGTGAAGAGCAGCCGCTCGAATACAATGATGCCGCAAACGAACTCGTCGAAGTGGCCCAATCCGGTGATTCACTCCTCGCAATCTGCAATACGATTGATAGCGCCCGGGTACTGGCTAACGCTGTAACTGAACGAATTCAGGCAGTTAACCTCGCAGAACAGTATTTTGAGTCACTCAGGAATGGGTCTTCGGACCCAGTTGCGGAGACTGTTCAACTGGTCCGCCAATCGTCTAAACAAGCGTTCGTACATCTCTCGACGCGACTGAGACCGACCGATAGGCTCGCACTGATACGAATTATCAAGCAGCTCCGTGCTTCTGGATCTCCGGTCATTGCAGTTACGACACAGCTCGTCGAAGCAGGTGTTGACA belongs to Haloferax mediterranei ATCC 33500 and includes:
- the cas7b gene encoding type I-B CRISPR-associated protein Cas7/Csh2; this encodes MTVHTDPVENRSEIVFLYDAVDANPNGNPLSGANRPRIDPQTQQAIVTDVRLKRYLRDQLDADGHGVYIRNVQEEGEQYTREKLLEDRLKEVDPDEYDDDGELAGVVFQAFLEESTDVRYFGATMSVDLDGKYGSLPDHFTGPVQFSPGKSMHAVNENEEYDSLTSVIATQTGKEQGGFGLDDHRIQYGLIRFHGLVDEHAAEDTALTAEDVERLDTLCWRAIKNQTISRSKIGQEPRFYLRVEYATESFHLGGLDKDLELDRTDGRTKSDDELRNVRDLTLSVDSLVDRLERSTNRIERVHVTASDVLSVSHGDEVGGPEVLYEALEDRLGTDAVHVIDVYDEHVETLPN
- the cas6 gene encoding CRISPR-associated endoribonuclease Cas6 — translated: MRLMVHLEAQRDATYQTAYHHKLRGRVWRALEGSKFDSEHDNGHPLGLAFSNIFPWGKIQEGDRRSLLFASPREDLLATIARGLQRNRDFNVGEMSFEVDDLSQLTVDVGEPGTRGVIETATGVVVRLTPEHREQYGIEAEHDAPTYWRPEHTIKPFKDAIRANLQHKHDRFAHEYQDGPTDVDGELFEGYDLLKTYALPVTVTTGTTLDVVLSKWRFDYRVRNDAHRHHLNLALDAGIGGRNGLGFGFSNIVEKTKPGESELERADAFA
- the glmU gene encoding bifunctional sugar-1-phosphate nucleotidylyltransferase/acetyltransferase, encoding MQTVILAAGRGTRMAPLTDRRPKPMLPVAEKPLVAHTTDAAIDAGATTITLVVGYEADDVRSYFGAERDGVPIEFAVQAEQRGTADAVRAAASQLDSDESFVVLNGDALYDVPSLTTLYEKTPAVGSYSVDNPSSYGVLETDDDGFVTGVVEKPEYPPSNLINAGAYVFPAAAHEWLDVAESDRGELELTDVLAATCEQYDVRGVAFDRWLDVGRPWELLEANEWKLSGLGSRCDRESRIDGDVAENAELTDTVVVEEGATVRAGVVIEGPVLVRSGATIGPNAYVRGYTLVGENTTVGHAVEVKNSVLMKGATIGHLSYVGDSILGRDVNFGAGTKVANLRHDGEPVRQMLKGELVSSGRRKYGVVLGDEVKTGINSSLNAGVRLPTGGAVEPGETVLYDRIDNTHEMGTPDGTDEN
- a CDS encoding CRISPR-associated endonuclease Cas3''; amino-acid sequence: MTAEYERRYSHPAEDGRPAVLLFEHLRDVRDRVDMVIPEGATTPEGKPLCGVIRRLALVHDFGKATTFFQQYIGAQLGQPTHDKLRYHAPLGSLAAYYVLRETGHSTATCLAGFVAVAKHHGRLPNVVEYVFKRMASPDPEKWMADKKQVENIHKNAPRLATAIFEEATGDDDAWLDFAQSCVNDESLFTEIADHVTRNGERPITEPTFLTDEFYGLMLECWGTLVLADKTSAAGAPQASSVYDATNPRTADLTQYIDNLGDGNTDPDGSRTEQLNYYRSRARQDVLDSVTEFVESESDVATITLPTGMGKTLTGLNAALEIRDQTGGDRIVYALPFTSIIDQVGAEVQDIFDTDGSDGIVALHHHLSDTRFGYSDGDDDASDLNDDIAGMLGESWRAGLTVTTFVQLFESLAGPRNTQSMKIPALRGNVIVLDEPQSLPLDWWKLVPRLVDVLTEQYGATVISMTATQPELFPAPMSLVSDAERYFTVAERVQYHLHDSVERFLRGEEQPLEYNDAANELVEVAQSGDSLLAICNTIDSARVLANAVTERIQAVNLAEQYFESLRNGSSDPVAETVQLVRQSSKQAFVHLSTRLRPTDRLALIRIIKQLRASGSPVIAVTTQLVEAGVDISFENVYRDLAPVDSIVQAAGRCNRSFERELGAVTVWWLTQPAEQRHTPAVAVYDTQGPSLTPVTASALDSVRDGQTKLAGQSVARAAVQEYYGTLHKEKNVGREEYHEYVDDADAESLGRLSLITQTKTVDVLICVTEADQTLVESLEGAYENYDFQEVKRLLNATKPLRVSIPIYRDDSPEANVVTELRPLAGRKDESSIRVLDAGTRDFEKYFDHTTGFVVADSTVEDRFL
- the cas8b gene encoding type I-B CRISPR-associated protein Cas8b/Csh1, encoding MLSPEEFRRTYPEATLLEELPDRPIASLRDIQYLYGTLYTLATTGGGTYAPYLTPDAAGDLVDEPDSLIVVRVDISGDVPVLASDSQGPVWVTKYTEELIPKVAHCKYPAARGIDHSVTHQAGKNSDPDKLARYAKERLSKWAADSVVQSTAEDHEDGWIIDALAELGENEDTIETLEREVRSNLSGSTTALLTVQVKLDADGPYLWPGDLDVAMAAMRSRKLSKLISKGKASNSAGEATDLITGARTRTVGTAQDPLNYFLGKQLEKFPGFDPDQAWRTHPISEDAAITLMNAETFIDACSYRTFGARVYYLPYFFGKPSVEDTYLLYGILYDTVMQDAEERGLTPIETVYQRREDDAIDDNKLRFYVSAVMPHQMSRFDVFGETMNGRIQYPASLAAAHRDALRTAAFKNDGERTAALPRDENWPLLSDGGLLGLVASGSYFYQTFSTGDDDTDASADDPRIQALVSVLSGDSIPVSTLLESYVDRIIDESGDDEYGFPFFRVASQYAQLCALATAEHDFLEAAGKQRPISEPPSYESRTMPKIEEPITDGGFAGAEKLESFIEDTPALATNDERCASFLLGALVGAVGSYQEYKHDRSTTLVDQFPVQAVTRNRIKKVTESAIEKTITYTRQEKKGNASYPGTKFDYIVDRLRETVIQPDPDDWEIDTADLRFYYALGLTYGMNDRPLGSSIESEQPNPTAN
- the cas5b gene encoding type I-B CRISPR-associated protein Cas5b, which encodes MTQQTLTEWNDTQNESGTAGPPRCLSLTVRGPWGHFRRVEGNIVKQTYRIIPRTTVAGLLAAVLGIERDGYYELFARGRSAIAIEPVAPLRTVNMPVNTLSTADESMKSLNPRGKISIKLPDPTKPRQQHNYEVLVDPAYRLYVWMSDSHWFETLHETLDEGKSHYVPSLGLSEYLAEITYHGRFEVESGPTDTAVAVDSAVPNAVDHVVPDAESRCQIEESPAFMTVDGGGRTTTDFTSYTYNPDAGPVRVRNPDTAIVDGNTVMFV
- a CDS encoding guanosine monophosphate reductase, with amino-acid sequence MEIRTGLSYGDVLLVPQRSPVDSRSDVDLSTNVTPGLSLETPLVSAAMDTVTEAELAATLSDLGGLGVVHRFLDVDEQAEQVRRVAESGGTVSGAVGINEDYLDRTEALLEAGADAIVMDIAHGHMERCLDAVARIRDEFDPEIVAGNVVTPDAVEDLWEVGAGCVKVGVGPGSHCTTREVAGAGYPQLTAVSECADRAHELGIHIMADGGIRTSGDAAKALMAGADTVMMGSFFAGTDESPGRVVEVDGDQYKRSRGMASTEAADDRGDKESDVATGEGVEALTPYKGSVEPLVEEFLGGVRSGISYCGGHTISAARDNATFVRVAASAKEREGAHGVVFAEGTVDADDEAEREMQVPLAN